In one window of Macrotis lagotis isolate mMagLag1 chromosome 5, bilby.v1.9.chrom.fasta, whole genome shotgun sequence DNA:
- the BCL2L15 gene encoding bcl-2-like protein 15 isoform X2, producing the protein MKIPQTFEEQTEYIVESLLSEFLGLPSIAKNRSFHEGDVPDFGEPSSFDVTIIAARLRKIGDQFNGELEQSANQVIREVTTGQVVAVLKDTVKSLSQTWCAQDPNLAYERAFLAVSVKLLETLSKKIPQSVQQLVGPVRDMINENAAIRQYIEGQGGWENVVPDP; encoded by the exons ATGAAGATTCCCCAGACCTTTGAGGAACAAACTGAGTACATTGTGGAATCTCTGCTTTCTGAATTCTTGGGTTTACCATCCATAGCAAAGAACCGCAGCTTCCATGAAGGTGATGTCCCAGATTTTG GTGAGCCAAGTTCTTTTGATGTGACAATCATTGCTGCTCGTCTTAGAAAGATAGGTGATCAGTTCAATGGAGAACTGGAACAATCTGCCAACCAAGTCATCAGAGAAGTCACTACAGGACAG GTTGTTGCTGTTCTAAAGGACACTGTGAAATCACTCAGCCAAACCTGGTGTGCCCAAGATCCTAACCTGGCATATGAGAGGGCCTTTCTGGCTGTGTCTGTGAAGTTGTTGGAGACTCTCTCCAAAAAAATACCTCAGAGTGTCCAGCAGTTGGTTGGACCCGTGAGGGATATGATCAATGAGAATGCAGCTATTCGACAGTATATCGAAGGGCAAGGTGGTTGG gAGAATGTGGTACCAGATCCTTGA
- the BCL2L15 gene encoding bcl-2-like protein 15 isoform X3 translates to MKIPQTFEEQTEYIVESLLSEFLGLPSIAKNRSFHEGYVPIPFGHSMKDDCVFFVLGEPSSFDVTIIAARLRKIGDQFNGELEQSANQVIREVTTGQVVAVLKDTVKSLSQTWCAQDPNLAYERAFLAVSVKLLETLSKKIPQSVQQLVGPVRDMINENAAIRQYIEGQGGWVSALLNSLLGFCLLFGQ, encoded by the exons ATGAAGATTCCCCAGACCTTTGAGGAACAAACTGAGTACATTGTGGAATCTCTGCTTTCTGAATTCTTGGGTTTACCATCCATAGCAAAGAACCGCAGCTTCCATGAAG GATACGTACCCATTCCCTTTGGACATTCCATGAAGGATGACTGTGTTTTCTTTGTCTTAGGTGAGCCAAGTTCTTTTGATGTGACAATCATTGCTGCTCGTCTTAGAAAGATAGGTGATCAGTTCAATGGAGAACTGGAACAATCTGCCAACCAAGTCATCAGAGAAGTCACTACAGGACAG GTTGTTGCTGTTCTAAAGGACACTGTGAAATCACTCAGCCAAACCTGGTGTGCCCAAGATCCTAACCTGGCATATGAGAGGGCCTTTCTGGCTGTGTCTGTGAAGTTGTTGGAGACTCTCTCCAAAAAAATACCTCAGAGTGTCCAGCAGTTGGTTGGACCCGTGAGGGATATGATCAATGAGAATGCAGCTATTCGACAGTATATCGAAGGGCAAGGTGGTTGGGTAAGTGCTCTCCTGAACTCTCTGCTAGGCTTTTGTCTTCTGTTTGGACAATAA
- the BCL2L15 gene encoding bcl-2-like protein 15 isoform X1, with amino-acid sequence MKIPQTFEEQTEYIVESLLSEFLGLPSIAKNRSFHEGDVPDFGEPSSFDVTIIAARLRKIGDQFNGELEQSANQVIREVTTGQVVAVLKDTVKSLSQTWCAQDPNLAYERAFLAVSVKLLETLSKKIPQSVQQLVGPVRDMINENAAIRQYIEGQGGWVSALLNSLLGFCLLFGQ; translated from the exons ATGAAGATTCCCCAGACCTTTGAGGAACAAACTGAGTACATTGTGGAATCTCTGCTTTCTGAATTCTTGGGTTTACCATCCATAGCAAAGAACCGCAGCTTCCATGAAGGTGATGTCCCAGATTTTG GTGAGCCAAGTTCTTTTGATGTGACAATCATTGCTGCTCGTCTTAGAAAGATAGGTGATCAGTTCAATGGAGAACTGGAACAATCTGCCAACCAAGTCATCAGAGAAGTCACTACAGGACAG GTTGTTGCTGTTCTAAAGGACACTGTGAAATCACTCAGCCAAACCTGGTGTGCCCAAGATCCTAACCTGGCATATGAGAGGGCCTTTCTGGCTGTGTCTGTGAAGTTGTTGGAGACTCTCTCCAAAAAAATACCTCAGAGTGTCCAGCAGTTGGTTGGACCCGTGAGGGATATGATCAATGAGAATGCAGCTATTCGACAGTATATCGAAGGGCAAGGTGGTTGGGTAAGTGCTCTCCTGAACTCTCTGCTAGGCTTTTGTCTTCTGTTTGGACAATAA